A region from the Chitinophaga sp. Cy-1792 genome encodes:
- a CDS encoding efflux RND transporter periplasmic adaptor subunit: MNRITVIVGFALLAAVTGTGCKHAPVEDTEKSTFVLSDTMLRSVRIDTARMEPVRNEIRLSGKVTPNGGKVLKVYPLVSGYVKDIKVQLGDYVQKGQVLAVIHSAEIADYEKQLSQAKSDQGVAEKNLKVAQDLYDSRLATEKDVVNARGDVQKANAEIIRLNDLFKIYRKGSGATYLVTAPISGYVIEKNINNNMEIRSDNSANIFTVSELDDVWVVANVFETDISRIKEGYEAKVVTVSYPDQPFTGRIDKIYNFLDPATKTMQIRISIDNKKMELKPEMFATVYVTYKDKDEKVAIPSSAVIFDNSRNYVLVFKDKFNISIRQVEVAKSSGELTYIQSGLQPDEQVISKNQLLIYDALKD; encoded by the coding sequence ATGAACCGCATCACCGTGATCGTCGGATTCGCCCTGCTGGCAGCGGTTACAGGAACCGGATGTAAACATGCACCTGTAGAAGATACCGAGAAAAGCACCTTCGTACTGAGCGACACCATGCTCCGGAGTGTAAGAATAGATACCGCCCGTATGGAGCCGGTAAGAAATGAAATTCGTTTATCCGGCAAGGTTACTCCCAATGGCGGTAAGGTATTAAAAGTATATCCGCTGGTAAGTGGGTATGTGAAAGATATTAAAGTACAACTGGGCGATTATGTACAGAAAGGCCAGGTGCTGGCAGTCATACATAGTGCGGAGATTGCCGATTATGAGAAGCAGTTATCGCAGGCAAAATCTGACCAGGGCGTTGCTGAAAAGAACCTGAAAGTAGCACAGGACCTGTACGACAGCCGCCTGGCCACAGAAAAAGATGTGGTAAACGCCAGAGGTGATGTACAGAAGGCCAATGCAGAAATCATCCGGCTGAACGATCTCTTTAAAATATACCGCAAAGGCAGCGGCGCCACCTACCTTGTTACCGCTCCTATCTCCGGCTATGTGATCGAAAAGAATATCAACAATAACATGGAAATCCGCTCCGACAACAGTGCCAATATCTTCACGGTATCTGAGCTGGACGATGTATGGGTAGTGGCCAATGTTTTTGAAACAGATATTTCCCGCATCAAAGAAGGCTATGAAGCCAAAGTGGTTACTGTCAGCTATCCTGACCAGCCCTTTACCGGCCGTATCGACAAGATCTACAATTTCCTGGACCCGGCTACCAAAACCATGCAGATACGTATCAGCATCGATAATAAGAAGATGGAACTGAAGCCCGAAATGTTTGCGACCGTATATGTGACCTATAAGGACAAAGATGAAAAGGTCGCGATTCCATCCAGCGCTGTCATCTTCGACAACAGCAGGAATTATGTACTGGTCTTTAAAGACAAATTTAATATTAGCATACGTCAGGTAGAAGTAGCAAAATCTTCCGGCGAATTAACCTATATCCAGTCCGGACTGCAGCCAGATGAACAAGTTATATCTAAAAATCAGCTGCTGATTTATGATGCACTGAAAGATTAG
- a CDS encoding O-succinylhomoserine sulfhydrylase, giving the protein MQKENQYQPETNAVRIQIPRTDQMEHSTPMFLTSSFCFDNAEEMRATFADETDFNIYSRFMNPNVDEFVNKMVALEGGEAGFATASGMSAVFASFMALLKAGDHLLSARSIFGSTHTVVTKFLPKWGIEYSYFDMNDPASIEAMIKPNTKMIFVETPSNPGLEIIDLELLANIANKHNIILNVDNCFATPVLQRPLALGAHLVTHSATKWIDGQGRVLGGAIVGKKELIKEVYTFCRSAGPALSPFNAWVLSKSLETLYVRMERHSQSALAIAQALEGNSHLSFVKYPLLPSHPQYEIAKKQMSGGGGIVCFELKGGISSGVKFLNALQLLTLTANLGDSRSIASHPASTTHAKLTDAERADVGISPGLIRISVGLENVKDILDDILQALEKSK; this is encoded by the coding sequence ATGCAAAAGGAAAACCAATACCAGCCGGAAACCAACGCAGTCAGGATCCAGATACCACGGACCGACCAGATGGAACATTCCACACCCATGTTCCTCACTTCCAGTTTTTGTTTCGACAATGCGGAAGAAATGAGAGCCACCTTCGCGGATGAAACCGACTTCAATATCTACAGTCGTTTCATGAACCCCAATGTGGACGAATTTGTAAACAAAATGGTAGCCCTCGAAGGGGGAGAAGCCGGCTTTGCAACCGCCTCTGGTATGAGCGCTGTATTTGCCAGCTTTATGGCACTTCTGAAAGCAGGCGACCACCTGTTATCCGCCCGCTCCATCTTTGGGTCCACACATACCGTAGTGACTAAATTCCTCCCTAAATGGGGTATTGAATATTCCTACTTCGATATGAACGACCCCGCCAGCATTGAAGCGATGATCAAACCGAATACCAAAATGATCTTCGTGGAAACACCATCCAATCCTGGCCTCGAAATCATAGACCTCGAACTGCTGGCCAATATCGCCAACAAACACAATATCATCCTCAATGTCGACAACTGCTTTGCCACACCGGTGCTCCAACGCCCGCTGGCTTTAGGCGCCCACCTGGTAACACATTCCGCTACCAAATGGATCGACGGACAAGGACGCGTTTTAGGCGGCGCCATCGTAGGTAAAAAAGAACTGATCAAAGAAGTATATACCTTCTGCCGAAGCGCAGGTCCGGCACTGTCGCCGTTCAATGCATGGGTGCTCAGCAAAAGCCTGGAAACCCTCTACGTACGCATGGAACGCCACTCACAGAGTGCGCTGGCCATCGCGCAGGCACTGGAAGGAAACTCACACCTCAGCTTCGTCAAATATCCTCTGCTGCCCAGCCATCCGCAATATGAAATCGCTAAGAAACAAATGAGCGGCGGCGGCGGCATCGTATGCTTCGAACTGAAAGGTGGTATCAGCAGCGGCGTTAAATTCCTCAACGCATTACAACTCCTGACACTCACCGCCAACCTCGGCGACAGCCGTAGTATCGCCTCTCACCCGGCCAGTACCACGCACGCCAAACTTACCGACGCCGAAAGAGCCGACGTAGGCATCAGCCCCGGACTTATCCGTATCTCCGTTGGCCTCGAAAACGTAAAGGATATCCTCGATGATATCCTCCAGGCACTGGAAAAAAGTAAATAA
- a CDS encoding TolC family protein: MQRLKLLITSVCMTGLGYIQPIFAQRQATPVTLQSVEDSFLVRNYALLAQRYQIDASKALIRQAKIWSNPNFSTVLGFGSTDHIKPFDVGANGETQYNIDQLIQLAGKRNKGIQLAGTAARMNEATFDELVRTLKLQLRENFYNIYYQQQTAVILKEQLENLQKIVDAYVEADRKGSVAHADLVRLQALQVGLENDYADLKQQELESQKNLQQLLHSQEFYEASLQTPDLAHYSLDHIQLPQLLDSAAQNRPDVRLAALQYQTAELNYRLQKSIAVPDLHVGATYDKSGSYVNNFVGLTLGIDLPLWNRNQGNIRAAQYQVSSVEQQFKQQQSVAQTEVLNAYQRIVQLEKRYKGFDLHQFQTEFDTLIEEVAKNFRKGNISLLQFIDYFNSYSDNAKNINRFLSNRINAYEELNYATGQELFKN, from the coding sequence ATGCAACGATTAAAATTACTGATCACTTCAGTATGCATGACAGGCCTGGGCTATATTCAACCTATATTCGCACAGCGTCAGGCTACACCAGTAACCTTGCAGTCTGTTGAAGATTCATTTCTTGTACGGAATTATGCATTACTGGCACAACGATATCAGATAGATGCCTCCAAAGCACTCATCAGGCAGGCTAAAATCTGGAGTAACCCCAACTTCAGTACTGTACTGGGATTTGGCAGCACCGACCACATCAAACCATTTGATGTTGGCGCCAATGGTGAAACGCAGTACAATATTGACCAGCTGATTCAGCTGGCAGGTAAGCGGAACAAAGGTATCCAGCTTGCCGGCACTGCAGCCCGAATGAACGAGGCCACCTTTGATGAACTGGTAAGAACATTGAAGTTACAGCTGAGAGAGAATTTTTATAATATCTACTATCAGCAGCAGACAGCAGTTATCCTGAAAGAACAACTGGAAAACCTGCAGAAAATTGTGGATGCCTATGTAGAGGCCGACAGAAAAGGAAGCGTGGCACATGCAGACCTGGTAAGGCTGCAGGCCTTACAGGTGGGGCTGGAAAATGACTATGCTGATCTGAAGCAACAGGAACTCGAATCACAGAAAAACCTACAACAGTTACTCCATAGCCAGGAATTCTATGAAGCCAGTTTACAGACACCAGATCTGGCCCATTATTCTCTGGACCATATTCAGTTACCGCAGCTGCTCGACAGCGCCGCCCAGAACCGTCCTGATGTACGGCTGGCCGCATTGCAGTATCAGACTGCGGAACTGAATTACCGGTTGCAAAAATCGATCGCGGTACCAGATCTGCATGTAGGCGCCACCTATGACAAATCCGGCAGTTATGTCAATAATTTCGTAGGCCTGACCCTAGGCATAGACCTTCCCCTCTGGAACCGCAACCAGGGCAATATTCGCGCCGCACAATACCAGGTGAGCAGTGTAGAACAGCAGTTCAAACAGCAGCAATCCGTTGCACAGACGGAAGTATTAAATGCCTATCAGCGTATCGTACAACTCGAAAAACGGTACAAAGGATTTGACCTTCACCAGTTCCAGACTGAATTTGATACCCTTATCGAAGAAGTAGCGAAAAATTTCCGCAAAGGAAATATCTCCCTCCTACAGTTTATCGATTATTTCAACAGCTACAGCGACAACGCAAAAAATATCAACCGGTTTTTATCCAACAGGATAAATGCCTATGAGGAACTTAACTATGCAACAGGACAAGAACTATTTAAAAACTAA
- a CDS encoding DUF5686 and carboxypeptidase regulatory-like domain-containing protein yields MRKLVILLTLLCSYCIVTANTLRGIVTDENNQPLPYATVMVKGTTSGTTANARGQYQLELNPGTYTIVCQYIGYKKTEQQIKLTEAVQTFDFKLPAVSMQIKEVVIKSNGEDPAYAIIREAIKKRKTYQQQVKEFQCMIYSKGTLQALKMPDKILGKKTDKQDMGLDSAGSGVLYLTESVSNIAWRQPDKLKVTVVSSRKSGGGFGINFPAFINFYDNNVEAIITEMGPRGFISPIAENALSFYKYKLEGSFIEDGNSVYKITVTPKRKYEPLFTGTIFITDHDWRIHSLDLTLTPEYTLEMLDLLRIRQTHVPVSATVWRVKDQVVHLEFAKLGMSIAGNFVDVYSDYNLQPNFGPKYFDNVILKLSRKYNQHSKNYWDSIRPVPLEPYEMRDYKTKDSTAKANKDSAFSRYRIDSLRKKQGPVKPLQLLWSGISRKDYFTRDSQIVYNTFRMKGLAQSLKYNTVEGLVLAVEPSFTFDAGEDRALTVTPYFRYGTSNTHFNSYVNVNYATRGKLFNSKGTNSFLLAGGKQVSQFNHDNPIDNLMNEFYTLLLHENFMKIYENWFLKGAYLRNFDNKTSFRLSATYENRIPLENTTDFSFFGRNKTFTPNHPYELANVPFDRHSAVVLEASFKFQPGQKFWEFPDRTIAYGSKYPTFEIGYGKGIPGIANSVADFDKWNFNIRDNMNFKLFGEFRYNLGVGGFLNAKDVEIPDYRHFNGNQTFYNIKYLNSFQLAPYYLYSTTAAFYATANVEHHFNGLLTNKIPLFNRLKWNLVVGSNAFYVNSDNNYVEVFAGLENILKVARVDVIAGYQSKDNTRIGVRVGFGGLLGNLIMPKNN; encoded by the coding sequence ATGAGAAAATTAGTAATCCTGCTGACCCTACTCTGTTCCTACTGTATCGTTACTGCTAATACCCTCAGAGGTATCGTTACTGACGAAAATAACCAACCACTCCCTTACGCCACTGTCATGGTAAAAGGTACCACATCCGGTACCACCGCCAATGCCAGAGGACAGTATCAGCTGGAACTCAATCCCGGTACATACACCATCGTCTGTCAGTATATCGGCTATAAAAAAACAGAACAACAAATAAAACTCACCGAAGCCGTACAGACATTCGACTTCAAACTGCCTGCTGTCAGCATGCAGATAAAAGAAGTCGTGATAAAATCCAACGGTGAAGATCCTGCCTACGCCATCATCCGCGAAGCAATCAAAAAGAGGAAAACCTACCAGCAACAGGTGAAGGAATTCCAATGTATGATCTATAGCAAAGGCACCCTCCAGGCACTTAAAATGCCCGATAAAATACTGGGTAAAAAGACGGATAAACAGGATATGGGCCTCGACAGTGCAGGTTCCGGCGTATTGTACCTGACCGAATCCGTCAGTAATATCGCCTGGCGCCAGCCAGACAAACTTAAAGTTACTGTTGTCAGCTCCCGTAAAAGCGGCGGCGGCTTCGGAATCAACTTCCCCGCCTTTATCAATTTCTATGATAACAATGTAGAAGCCATTATAACAGAAATGGGCCCACGCGGCTTTATTTCGCCCATCGCAGAAAACGCCCTCAGCTTTTATAAATATAAACTGGAAGGCTCCTTTATTGAAGATGGTAATTCAGTATATAAGATAACAGTAACGCCTAAACGTAAATATGAACCCCTGTTTACCGGAACGATATTCATTACGGACCACGACTGGCGGATTCATAGCCTCGACCTCACACTGACACCGGAATATACACTGGAAATGCTGGATCTGCTGCGCATCCGGCAAACGCATGTCCCGGTATCGGCAACTGTCTGGCGCGTGAAAGACCAGGTGGTACACCTCGAATTTGCAAAATTGGGTATGTCCATTGCCGGCAATTTCGTGGATGTATATTCGGATTACAATCTCCAACCCAACTTCGGTCCTAAATATTTTGATAACGTCATTCTGAAGCTCAGCCGCAAGTATAATCAGCATTCAAAAAATTACTGGGACAGTATCCGGCCGGTGCCACTGGAGCCTTACGAAATGCGTGATTACAAAACCAAGGATAGTACGGCCAAAGCTAATAAAGACAGTGCTTTCAGCAGGTACCGCATAGATTCCCTGCGCAAAAAACAAGGTCCGGTGAAGCCACTGCAGCTATTGTGGAGTGGTATCAGCCGAAAGGATTATTTCACCCGAGATTCCCAGATCGTTTATAATACCTTTCGCATGAAAGGATTGGCTCAATCTCTCAAATACAATACAGTAGAGGGTTTGGTGCTGGCTGTTGAACCTTCTTTTACCTTTGATGCCGGCGAAGACCGTGCATTGACAGTAACACCGTATTTCAGATATGGCACCAGCAATACCCATTTCAATAGCTATGTAAATGTGAACTATGCCACCAGGGGGAAACTCTTCAACAGCAAAGGCACGAATTCCTTTCTGCTGGCAGGAGGGAAGCAGGTTTCACAATTCAACCACGACAACCCCATCGACAATCTCATGAACGAATTCTATACGCTGCTGCTGCACGAGAATTTCATGAAGATCTATGAAAACTGGTTCCTGAAAGGCGCCTACCTCCGCAACTTCGACAATAAAACAAGTTTCCGGTTGTCGGCTACCTACGAAAACAGGATTCCGCTGGAAAATACCACCGACTTCAGCTTCTTTGGCCGCAATAAAACATTCACCCCTAATCATCCGTACGAGCTGGCCAATGTGCCTTTCGATCGTCACAGCGCTGTAGTGCTGGAGGCAAGCTTCAAGTTCCAGCCCGGACAGAAATTCTGGGAGTTCCCGGACCGTACCATTGCCTACGGATCTAAATATCCGACCTTTGAAATTGGCTATGGTAAAGGAATTCCGGGAATTGCAAACAGTGTGGCCGACTTTGATAAGTGGAATTTCAATATCAGGGATAACATGAATTTTAAACTCTTTGGAGAGTTCAGGTACAACCTTGGTGTGGGCGGATTCCTGAACGCAAAAGATGTGGAAATTCCTGACTACAGACACTTTAATGGCAACCAGACCTTCTACAACATCAAATACCTGAACAGCTTCCAACTGGCGCCGTATTACCTGTACAGTACCACCGCCGCATTTTATGCCACCGCTAATGTGGAGCACCACTTTAACGGGCTGCTCACCAATAAAATTCCTTTGTTTAACCGGTTGAAGTGGAACCTGGTAGTAGGTTCCAATGCCTTTTATGTAAACAGCGATAATAATTACGTAGAGGTATTCGCCGGACTGGAAAATATATTGAAAGTGGCCAGGGTAGATGTTATAGCGGGATATCAGAGTAAGGATAATACGCGTATAGGCGTTAGAGTAGGATTTGGCGGCCTCCTGGGCAACCTGATTATGCCAAAAAATAATTAA
- a CDS encoding rhodanese-related sulfurtransferase has translation MALHNRVSAVELKQRLQEETFKRVTISFYQYAKIEDPQAFRDALYSTLFDLQVFGRIYVAHEGINAQISVPEANVDAFREALYLIPFLNGIRLNIAVDDDGKSFFVLKIKVREKIVADGIEDPTFDMDNRGKYLNASAFNEMVDSSETIIVDMRNHYEYEVGHFENAIEVPSDTFREQLPMAVDMLKDQKDKNIIMYCTGGIRCEKASAYMLHNGFQNVYHLEGGIIEYSNKAKEQGIPVKFKGKNFVFDDRLGERITEDIISECHQCGKPCDTHTNCVNDGCHLLFIQCEECAAKYNGCCSEECKTVHALPLEEQAELRKGVEKGLMFNKSRRKKHRI, from the coding sequence ATGGCATTACACAACAGAGTATCTGCTGTCGAGCTCAAGCAACGACTGCAGGAAGAGACATTCAAACGCGTTACTATTTCTTTCTACCAGTACGCGAAAATCGAAGACCCACAGGCTTTCCGCGACGCCCTGTATTCCACCCTCTTCGATCTCCAGGTTTTCGGACGTATTTATGTAGCCCATGAAGGTATCAACGCGCAGATCAGCGTGCCTGAAGCCAATGTGGACGCTTTCCGCGAAGCATTATACCTTATCCCTTTCCTGAACGGTATCCGCCTCAACATCGCCGTAGATGATGATGGTAAATCTTTCTTCGTACTGAAAATTAAAGTACGGGAGAAAATCGTTGCCGATGGTATCGAGGACCCAACCTTCGATATGGACAACAGGGGTAAATACCTCAATGCATCCGCATTTAATGAAATGGTAGACTCGTCTGAAACCATTATCGTAGACATGCGTAACCACTACGAATACGAAGTGGGCCATTTCGAAAACGCCATCGAAGTACCTTCTGATACCTTCCGCGAACAGCTGCCAATGGCGGTAGACATGCTGAAAGACCAGAAAGACAAAAACATTATCATGTACTGTACCGGCGGTATCCGCTGCGAAAAAGCTTCTGCCTACATGCTCCATAACGGCTTCCAGAACGTTTACCACCTGGAAGGTGGTATTATCGAGTACAGCAACAAGGCCAAAGAACAAGGCATCCCGGTTAAATTCAAAGGGAAAAACTTTGTATTCGACGACCGCCTCGGCGAACGTATCACTGAAGACATCATCAGCGAATGCCACCAATGTGGCAAACCTTGTGATACGCATACCAACTGTGTCAACGATGGCTGCCACCTGCTGTTTATCCAGTGTGAGGAATGTGCCGCCAAATATAACGGCTGCTGCAGTGAGGAATGTAAAACCGTTCACGCATTACCGTTAGAGGAACAGGCCGAACTGCGTAAAGGGGTAGAGAAGGGGCTGATGTTCAATAAATCAAGAAGAAAAAAGCATCGTATCTAA
- a CDS encoding response regulator, translating to MIADADETFANVVSAILQGVRFIPCTSTSIEYALQELQSSPYELVILDDYWEGYDILEIISRIKQQSSAAIVIISSALSNTAEAKYLEAGAMACVPKNEKDLSSLLIKIIAITANISSDLLAGS from the coding sequence ATGATTGCGGACGCTGATGAAACATTTGCAAATGTCGTTTCAGCCATACTTCAAGGGGTACGTTTTATTCCATGTACCAGCACCTCCATCGAATATGCATTACAGGAACTCCAATCTTCACCGTATGAACTAGTCATACTGGACGATTACTGGGAAGGATACGATATCCTGGAAATCATCTCCCGTATAAAACAACAGTCTTCAGCAGCCATCGTTATCATCAGTTCTGCTTTAAGCAACACCGCAGAAGCAAAATACCTGGAAGCAGGCGCTATGGCATGTGTCCCGAAAAACGAGAAAGATCTTTCATCATTACTGATAAAAATAATCGCCATAACAGCAAATATTTCGTCCGACTTATTAGCCGGATCTTAA
- a CDS encoding efflux RND transporter permease subunit: MNKFIRNIVAFSLKNKLFVFIGVATLIIAGVFSFVHTPIEAFPDVTNTQIVIVTKWNGRSAQEVERFVTLPIEVSMNAVQRKTSVRSVTMFGLSVVRIIFEDDVEDFFARQQVNNMLTGVNLPEGADPEVQPPYGPTGEIFRYYLKSPKRDSRELLTWQNWVIDRQIRSVPGVADVVAFGGQEKIYEISADPVRLAKYDITPLELYQAVNKSNVNVGGDVIEKNGQAYVVRGIGLLNSINDINNIIVQSINGVPLLVKDLANVHEASAPRVGQVGIDKGDDIVEGIVVMRKGENPSEVLARLKEKLKELNETVLPDDVKMVTFYDRDTLMEFCTHTVMHNLVEGIIFVTVIVFLFMADWRTTVIVSIIIPLALLFAFMCLRLKGMSANLLSMGAIDFGIIIDGAVVMVEGIFVMLDHQAHKYGMERFNKMAKLGWIKQTGGDLAKAIFFSKLIIIISLIPIFSFQKVEGKMFSPLAWTLGFALLGALLFTLTLVPVLCSILLNKNVKEKNNILVKFFDRIVTSGFNKTYRNKRLSLTLALAFMVLTFGSAKFLGTEFLPQLNEGSLWVTTELPMSMSLTESVKMAHDIRQDLGGFPEVKRVLSQVGRSNDGTDPNGFYFVQYQVDLAPKAEWTRKISQDELITQMEQRLRKYPGIILNFSQPISDNVSEAVAGFKAANGVKIFGDDLVKLEALSQQVIAQLKHVQGIKDLGVIRNIGQPEMSINLDDNKMAQYGVSTGDAQAVIEMAIGGKTATQLYEGEKKFDIRIRYDENYRKTEEDLANLMVPTINGNKVPLKEIAEITTITGPAFIYRDSNKRFIGVKFSVRDRDLGSTIAEAQDMVSKAVKLPKGYSIGWTGEFENQVRATKRLGQVVPISIVAIFLVLFIMLGSVKDAGLVLMNVPFALIGGILALHVTGMNFGISAGVGFIALFGICIQNGVILISVFHKNLEQKINLDDSIKFGVQSRIRPVVMTALMAAIGLVPAALSHGIGSETQKPLAIVVIGGLITATVLTLLVFPIIFYTAYRKKETVAR; encoded by the coding sequence ATGAATAAATTCATACGAAATATTGTAGCATTCTCGCTAAAGAACAAATTGTTTGTTTTCATCGGGGTTGCCACGCTCATCATTGCAGGGGTATTTTCCTTTGTACATACGCCTATCGAGGCTTTCCCCGATGTTACCAATACCCAGATCGTTATCGTTACCAAATGGAACGGACGAAGTGCACAGGAAGTGGAACGTTTTGTAACCCTTCCGATAGAAGTATCCATGAACGCCGTACAGCGTAAGACCAGCGTGCGTTCAGTAACCATGTTCGGGTTATCTGTAGTCAGAATTATTTTTGAAGATGATGTAGAAGATTTTTTTGCCCGTCAGCAGGTAAATAATATGCTGACAGGTGTTAACCTGCCGGAAGGCGCCGATCCGGAAGTACAGCCTCCATATGGCCCTACCGGGGAGATTTTCCGCTATTACCTGAAGAGCCCGAAACGCGATTCCAGGGAATTGCTCACCTGGCAGAACTGGGTAATAGACCGCCAGATAAGAAGTGTGCCGGGAGTAGCGGATGTAGTGGCCTTCGGCGGACAGGAAAAGATTTATGAGATCAGCGCTGATCCGGTAAGACTCGCCAAATATGACATCACCCCGCTGGAACTTTATCAGGCAGTAAATAAGAGCAACGTCAACGTAGGCGGCGATGTCATCGAGAAAAACGGCCAGGCCTATGTAGTACGCGGTATCGGGCTGCTCAACAGCATTAACGACATCAACAACATCATTGTACAAAGTATTAATGGTGTTCCCTTACTGGTGAAAGACCTCGCCAATGTACATGAGGCCTCCGCACCGCGCGTGGGTCAGGTAGGCATTGATAAAGGTGATGATATCGTGGAAGGCATTGTGGTGATGCGAAAGGGAGAAAACCCTTCAGAAGTTTTGGCGCGCCTGAAGGAAAAGCTGAAAGAGCTCAATGAGACGGTATTGCCGGACGATGTAAAGATGGTTACATTTTATGACCGCGATACACTGATGGAGTTCTGTACACATACGGTTATGCATAACCTTGTAGAGGGAATCATCTTCGTAACTGTGATCGTATTCCTCTTTATGGCCGACTGGCGTACCACGGTGATTGTTTCGATCATTATTCCGCTGGCACTGCTGTTTGCCTTTATGTGCCTGCGTTTGAAGGGTATGAGTGCCAACCTCCTGTCTATGGGGGCCATCGACTTCGGTATTATCATAGATGGTGCCGTGGTGATGGTAGAAGGGATTTTTGTAATGCTCGACCATCAGGCCCATAAATATGGGATGGAGCGGTTTAACAAGATGGCCAAGCTGGGATGGATCAAGCAAACTGGTGGAGATCTCGCGAAAGCCATTTTCTTCTCCAAACTCATCATTATCATTTCTCTGATACCAATATTTTCTTTCCAGAAAGTAGAAGGAAAGATGTTCTCTCCCCTCGCCTGGACCCTGGGATTTGCTTTACTGGGCGCATTGCTGTTTACACTGACGCTGGTGCCTGTACTCTGCTCCATTCTTCTCAATAAAAATGTAAAAGAGAAAAATAATATCCTCGTTAAGTTCTTCGATCGCATTGTTACCAGTGGCTTCAACAAAACCTACCGGAACAAGCGCCTGAGCTTAACACTTGCTTTGGCATTTATGGTGCTCACCTTTGGATCAGCGAAGTTCCTGGGAACGGAGTTCCTGCCACAGTTAAATGAAGGCTCGCTATGGGTAACCACGGAACTGCCGATGAGTATGTCTTTGACAGAAAGCGTGAAAATGGCCCATGATATCCGTCAGGACCTGGGCGGATTTCCGGAAGTGAAGCGGGTATTATCGCAGGTAGGCCGTTCCAATGACGGTACAGACCCGAATGGATTTTATTTTGTGCAGTACCAGGTAGACCTGGCGCCGAAGGCTGAGTGGACCAGAAAAATCTCCCAGGACGAGCTCATTACACAGATGGAACAGCGACTGCGTAAGTACCCGGGCATTATCCTGAATTTCTCCCAGCCTATCAGTGATAACGTTTCAGAAGCAGTAGCCGGCTTCAAGGCCGCCAATGGCGTGAAGATTTTCGGTGACGACCTGGTGAAACTGGAAGCATTATCACAGCAGGTAATAGCGCAATTAAAGCATGTTCAAGGTATTAAAGACCTTGGCGTCATCCGGAATATTGGTCAGCCGGAAATGAGCATTAACCTCGACGATAATAAGATGGCGCAGTATGGTGTATCTACCGGCGATGCCCAGGCAGTTATTGAGATGGCTATTGGTGGAAAAACGGCCACACAGTTATATGAGGGCGAAAAGAAATTCGATATCCGTATCCGTTATGACGAGAACTACCGCAAAACGGAGGAAGACCTGGCTAACCTGATGGTGCCTACTATTAATGGCAATAAGGTGCCGTTAAAGGAAATTGCCGAAATCACGACGATTACCGGCCCTGCATTTATCTACAGAGATTCCAACAAACGATTTATAGGGGTTAAATTCTCTGTTCGCGACCGCGACCTGGGAAGTACCATAGCAGAAGCCCAGGATATGGTAAGTAAGGCCGTAAAGTTGCCAAAAGGCTACAGCATTGGCTGGACAGGTGAATTTGAGAACCAGGTGCGCGCTACGAAGCGTTTAGGGCAGGTGGTACCCATCAGTATTGTGGCGATATTCCTGGTGTTGTTCATTATGCTGGGTAGTGTAAAGGACGCCGGATTGGTACTGATGAATGTTCCTTTTGCCCTGATCGGGGGTATTCTGGCTTTGCACGTTACCGGGATGAACTTCGGTATTTCGGCCGGCGTAGGTTTTATTGCCCTCTTCGGGATATGTATTCAGAATGGGGTGATTTTGATTTCTGTGTTCCATAAAAACCTGGAACAAAAAATAAATTTAGATGATTCAATAAAATTTGGGGTGCAAAGCAGGATCCGTCCGGTGGTCATGACAGCCCTAATGGCCGCTATAGGCTTGGTTCCGGCGGCATTGTCACATGGAATCGGGTCCGAAACACAAAAACCTTTGGCCATTGTGGTAATAGGGGGTTTAATCACTGCGACCGTTTTAACATTGCTGGTCTTTCCGATTATCTTCTATACAGCCTATAGAAAAAAGGAGACAGTGGCCAGATAA